ATAGGTTAATCTTCTGAATGATCAAATCCCCTTTTTGTTCCGACCAAGAGAGAAATTGATATCATTTGTTATTTTTAGTGCATCATGCGAAATTCCAAATAGTCCACGCCTTGAGAAACCAGCACAGTAAAGACCATTTTCTGACTTCCAGTGGTTCGGAAAACTTTTATTCGGCATTCCATTGTCATTAAAGAGATGATTGTCATCCTATAAAGGATCAGTAAAACAAATACATATGAGAACTCTATTTTATAAAACTACTcataaaagataaaaagaaattCAAGTATTGAAAAAGAGGCAGCATAGGTCATTATTAATACATACCTTGAGCCACTTTAGCACAGTGCTTTTATAGCCTGTAGCAAATATTATAGCATCATAACTTTTAAGGTAGCCATTTTCAAATCGGATTTCATTTCCTTCTATGCTTGTTATGGAAGGCAAAACCTAATCATGAAAATTTCATGGTTATCATCATCACCAACAAATAAGAAAGAAATCTACCATTTTATTTATTGGTTTTGAAGAAAATTAATGCAGTTGATCGATGTAGAAATTGTAGTGAAGAAAATATAGAGAGATTTAAGTTATGGATGCATATATATTTCTCTATGTGTACCTTGATTTCGTCACTCTTGATCTTTTCAATGGTCCCAACATCGATGATGGGGGCTTGACCCTCGTGTTCCTTGAGATAAAATGGCCCTATTGTTGGTTTATGAATTCCATACTTCGATAAatttccaaatttcaatttcccTAAGATCAGGACAATGCCATCGATAACTTTAACCGGAAGATATTTGGATAAAACCATTCCAAAGAACACAATTTCTTTGGTAAGAACATGTACCTGTAATTTATATCGAAGTTGGTTAAGATCGATCTAGAAAAGATGAAGAAGGTAAGGATATATATGAAGACAAATGTAAAATCTGAGTTTTTTAGTCCGGTTTATTTTGTTgtcttttatcaaatttaggtTATAAACTCCACATACATTCTGCTCCCACTTTAGAGGTCTAATACAATTTAGTGAATCTATAAGACGTAACGATTTATTAATTCTAGATGACTTTCATTTGTTATAGTAGGCAGAGAGAAACTTTACTGGGCTACGAACAACAATGAAAGTATTTGCGCCGTAATTAGATAAGTCGTAGGCAATTTCCATTCCCGAATTTCCTGATCCGACAACCAAAACATCTTTCCCACGGTACTTCATGCCATTTTCATACTTGCTCGAATGAATGTATTCGCCGTTAAAGGTATCCAAACCTTTTGTTTCAGGAACATAGCCTTCACCATTTTCACCACTTGCTACCACAAGAAACTTCCCATAATATGTTTCTTTTACACCTAATCGTGTGTTGTTGACTACGACATACCATTTTTCTACATTCTCATTGTAAAAAGCAGTCTCCACACTTCTGTGGTACATAGGGTTTATGTTGAAGGTGGATACGTAAGTATCTAGGTATTGAACAAACTCTCTCCTAGGAATATATGTGGGTGCATTTTTAGGAAAGGGCATATAGGGTAGTTCACAAAATTGCTTTGCTAAGTGAAGCTTCAAACGATCATATGTCCTACTCTTCCAAAGAGAAGCATAGCAATCTTCCCTTTCGAGTATGGCATTTGAGATATTGAGGCGGTTAAGACATGCAGAGGTTGCTAGACCAGCAGGACCTGCACCTACTATGACTACCTCTACTTCCTCCATTCTAGATAACAAAAGTGTAGCAGAAAAGACTGACAAACTGATATGCGAAGATTTGCCTTTGCTTACATGTTTATATACTGCTAATTCCTACTCCAGGACAATGTTGACTTGAACATACAGATGCACATTTGGCAAGTACGAATAGTTGATGTGCTTGTCTTGGGGGATTTTGATTCCCAAATAAGTTAGGTAACAATCTGTGTGGGAAGATTTCATATTAATTGTATTGCCAATGAATAGGTGACATTTGTGTCATAGGTAGATTttctttcacttttttaccAAATAAAGTAGAGTGATTCTACAAAGATGGATATACATATCTGATAAAAATGCTAAATTTGTTAACAAAGCAACACAATATCACACAATAAAAATGCTAAATTTGTTAACAAAGCAACACAATATCACACAAAATGAATCTAAGGAGGATGTATTCATTTAAGAGTTTAATCTAAGGAGGATGTATTCATTTAAGAgtttacaagattttttttgtattttaaaggcaaaatagccaaattacTCCCTCACTTTTTCCATGGTTGCTGATTTACCCcatgacatttcaattttgattatctaAACCCTtactt
Above is a genomic segment from Rosa chinensis cultivar Old Blush chromosome 3, RchiOBHm-V2, whole genome shotgun sequence containing:
- the LOC112192232 gene encoding probable indole-3-pyruvate monooxygenase YUCCA10, with the protein product MEEVEVVIVGAGPAGLATSACLNRLNISNAILEREDCYASLWKSRTYDRLKLHLAKQFCELPYMPFPKNAPTYIPRREFVQYLDTYVSTFNINPMYHRSVETAFYNENVEKWYVVVNNTRLGVKETYYGKFLVVASGENGEGYVPETKGLDTFNGEYIHSSKYENGMKYRGKDVLVVGSGNSGMEIAYDLSNYGANTFIVVRSPVHVLTKEIVFFGMVLSKYLPVKVIDGIVLILGKLKFGNLSKYGIHKPTIGPFYLKEHEGQAPIIDVGTIEKIKSDEIKVLPSITSIEGNEIRFENGYLKSYDAIIFATGYKSTVLKWLKDDNHLFNDNGMPNKSFPNHWKSENGLYCAGFSRRGLFGISHDALKITNDINFSLGRNKKGI